Genomic DNA from Modestobacter versicolor:
CCGGGCTGCGGCGCCGGCGGGTCTCCCAGCCGTCGTACTCCTTGCCCTTGTGCCCGAACTCGGTGCGCGCGACGGCGGGGTGCGGCAGCACCAGGTTCTCCCGGGCCGCGAAGAACTCGTCGTTGGCCGCGACGACGGCTCCGCCGAGGTCCCGACGGGCGAGGTCGGGCAGGTCGGTGAACGGAGTCATCGTTCTCCACTTCTTCGTGCGGATGCGGTTGTCCCGCGCCGCGAGGGTAGGGGAGGGTCGATCGACCACCGACCCCTGGGAGGCACCAGTGACCAGCCCCGACGACGACCTGAAGGCCCGCGCCAAGCAGCACGTCGAGCAGCTGCCCGCCGAGACCGCGCTGGGCAACGCCGACCCCGCCGGTGGGGTCGACGACGACCCGAAGATCCTCGACCAGGCCGCCGAGGAAGAGCGCCAGCAGTAGGGGCTCAGTGCCCCCTCGGCGGGCTGATCAGCCGGCCGAGGGGTGCTCCGCCGTCCTCGAGCAGCTGCCCGCGCAGCCAGGTCCGGCGCACCACCCCGGTCAGCTCGCGGCCGGCATAGGGCGTGACCGGGTTGCGGTGGTGCAGCCGGGTGACGCTCCACCGCTCGTCGGGCGCGAACGCGACCAGGTCGGCGTCCTTGCCCACCGCGATCGCCCCCTTGCCGGTCAGCCCGGTGAGCCGGGCCGGCGCCGCGGACATCCAGCGGACGACGTCGCCGAGCGCCAGGCCCCGCGCGCGGGCACCGCTCCACACCACCGGCAGGGTCACCTGGAGCCCGGCGATGCCGCCCCAGGCCAGCGCGAAGTCACCCACGTCGAGCCGTTTGAGCTCCGGGGTGCACGGCGAGTGGTCGCTGACCACCAGGTCGATGTCGCCCTCGGCCAGCGCCGTCCAGAGCGCCTCGCGGTGCGCGGCCTCCCGGATCGGCGGGCAGCACTTGTACGAGGTGTCGCCGTCGGGCACCTCCTCGGCGCTGAAGGTCAGGTAGTGCGGGCAGGTCTCCACGGTGATCCGCACGCCCTCGGCGCGCGCGGCCCGCAGCATCGGCAGTGCCCCTGCGTCGGCCAGGTGGACGACGTGCACCCGCGCGCCGGTGTCCCGGGCCGCGGCGATCAGCCGGCCGATCGCCGTCTCCTCGGCGGCCTCCGGCCGGGAGGCCAGGAAGTCGGCGTAGCTGCGCCCACCCGCGTCCGGCGCTGCGTCGATCACGTCGTCGTCCTCGCAGTGCGCGATGAGCAGGCCGTCGACCTCGGCGAGCGCGGTGAGCGCGGCGCGCAGCCCGGCGTCGTCCAGGGGCGGGAACTCGGGCACCCCGGAGTCGAGCAGGAAGCACTTCACGCCGACCGCGCCGTCGGCGAGCAGCCGCGGCAGCTGGCTCGCGTTGCCGGGCACCGCACCGCCCCAGAACGCGACGTCGACGCTCACCTGCCCCTGCGCCACCTGTCGTTTCACGTGCAACGCCTTGACGGTGACCGTGGGCGGGATCGAGTTGAGCGGCATGTCCACGATCGTGGTGATGCCACCGGCGGCCGCGGCCCGGGTGGCGGAGGCGAAGCCCTCCCACTCGGTGCGGCCCGGCTCGTTGACGTGCACGTGGCTGTCGACGAGGCCGGGGAGGAGCACCTCGTCGTCGGCCAGGGTGACCGGGTGGTCGCCGGCGTCGTCGAACCCGCTCACCGCGGCGACCACGCCGTCCTGCACGTGCACCGCCGCCGGCCGCTCGCCGTCGGGGAGCACCACCCGCTGCGCCCGAACCACGAACGCGCTGCTCACCGGGTCACCTCCACCAGTTGCGGGTCACGGGTGACCGACGCCAGCCGGTCCACCGCGTCGTGCAGCTCGCCGGCCCACGCGGTGGCCACCCAGCCGCCGGGCAACGGCAGCCGGACGGCGTCGACCCCGGTCTCGACCTCGGGTCGAGGGTCGCCCACCGCGACCGTGGAGACGTAGGCGCGCGGGGCGACCGGCGGGAGCCAGGCCGGCGCACCGGGGCCGAGCCCGACGGCGGTGTGCAGCACCGGCCGACCTTCGCACACGACGCGGGTCGTACCGGTCCAGCGCCCGGGTGCCTCCCCCACGCGGCCGAGCAGCACCTGCTCGGTCGCGGTCAGCACCCCACCGTCGGCGACGTCGGCGGACAGCTCGGCGAGGTGGACGGCCCGCGCGGTGACCACGGTCGGCTCCGGCGCGAGGTCCAGCGCGCCGGCCACTTCCGCGCGCACCAGCTGGCGGGAGGGCGGCGACTCCCCGCGGGCGGGCAGCACCACGGCGGCCGCGACTGAGCGCACGCTCAGCCGCGCACCCGCCTCGACGACCAGCCGGATCTCCGCGTCGTCGCCGCCCAGCGGGCCGAACGCCGTCGCGACCAGGTGCACCGTGGTCGGCCCGGTCCGGCGGACGGCGTACTGCCCGCTGGCCCGGACCACCGGGAGCACCGTGCGGCCGCGCGCGTCGCAGCGCGCGACCACCTCCACCAGCGTCCTCATCTCGTCACGAGGTGGTCTGCAGTGCCTTCGTGCGCACCTGCTCGCGCACCCACTCCGCGACGGCCGCGGCCGTCGGGTCCTCCCGGAGCGAGATGAGCAGCGTGGGCTTGCTGCCGCGCACCGCGTCGGCGTCCCGGCGCATCACGCCGAGGTCGGCGCCCACCAGCGGCGCGAGATCGGTCTTGTTCACCACCAGCAGGTCCGATGCGGTGACCCCGGGGCCGCCCTTGCGCGGCACCTTGTCCCCGCCGGCCACGTCGACGACGAACACCTGCACGTCGACCAGCCCGTAGCTGAACGACGCCGTCAGGTTGTCGCCACCGGACTCGACGAACACCAGCTCCAGGCCCGGGTGCCGGGACTCCAGCAGCTCGACGGCGTCGAGGTTGGCGGTGATGTCGTCGCGTATCGCGGTGTGCGGGCAGCAACCGGTCTGCACCGCCTCGATCCGGTCGTCGGGCAGCACGGCGTTGCGGCGCAGGAAGTCGGCGTCCTCGGTCGTGTAGATGTCGTTGGTGACGACGGCGAGGTCGTACTCGCCGCCCAGCGTCCGGCACAGCGCGGCGGCCAGCGCCGTCTTGCCGGAGCCCACCGGGCCGCCGAGCCCGACCCGCAGCGGACCGCCGT
This window encodes:
- the allB gene encoding allantoinase AllB, coding for MSSAFVVRAQRVVLPDGERPAAVHVQDGVVAAVSGFDDAGDHPVTLADDEVLLPGLVDSHVHVNEPGRTEWEGFASATRAAAAGGITTIVDMPLNSIPPTVTVKALHVKRQVAQGQVSVDVAFWGGAVPGNASQLPRLLADGAVGVKCFLLDSGVPEFPPLDDAGLRAALTALAEVDGLLIAHCEDDDVIDAAPDAGGRSYADFLASRPEAAEETAIGRLIAAARDTGARVHVVHLADAGALPMLRAARAEGVRITVETCPHYLTFSAEEVPDGDTSYKCCPPIREAAHREALWTALAEGDIDLVVSDHSPCTPELKRLDVGDFALAWGGIAGLQVTLPVVWSGARARGLALGDVVRWMSAAPARLTGLTGKGAIAVGKDADLVAFAPDERWSVTRLHHRNPVTPYAGRELTGVVRRTWLRGQLLEDGGAPLGRLISPPRGH
- a CDS encoding urease accessory protein UreD, coding for MRTLVEVVARCDARGRTVLPVVRASGQYAVRRTGPTTVHLVATAFGPLGGDDAEIRLVVEAGARLSVRSVAAAVVLPARGESPPSRQLVRAEVAGALDLAPEPTVVTARAVHLAELSADVADGGVLTATEQVLLGRVGEAPGRWTGTTRVVCEGRPVLHTAVGLGPGAPAWLPPVAPRAYVSTVAVGDPRPEVETGVDAVRLPLPGGWVATAWAGELHDAVDRLASVTRDPQLVEVTR
- the ureG gene encoding urease accessory protein UreG, which translates into the protein MPPDHNLDDYVDPYSPGHRHGGPLRVGLGGPVGSGKTALAAALCRTLGGEYDLAVVTNDIYTTEDADFLRRNAVLPDDRIEAVQTGCCPHTAIRDDITANLDAVELLESRHPGLELVFVESGGDNLTASFSYGLVDVQVFVVDVAGGDKVPRKGGPGVTASDLLVVNKTDLAPLVGADLGVMRRDADAVRGSKPTLLISLREDPTAAAVAEWVREQVRTKALQTTS